A single region of the Pseudosulfitobacter pseudonitzschiae genome encodes:
- a CDS encoding ABC transporter ATP-binding protein produces the protein MTVARLLRAQDLSAGYDARVILNNISLEIPAGRITAIVGGNASGKSTLLRTLARILKPKGGAVLLDDRVIHDMASNTVARIMGLLPQSPIAPEGITVADLVGRGRHPHHGLFSRWGVADDRAVADALKATGITALADRELDTLSGGQRQRAWIAMALAQQTDLLLLDEPTTFLDVSHQIDVLDLLVDMNLSRGTTVVMVLHDLNLAVRYADHLIAVANGAIHCKGAPADVLTEATVKTVFGLECRIVTDPVSGTPTMVPIGRHKSGDIGQESQFSK, from the coding sequence ATGACCGTTGCACGCCTCCTGCGCGCACAGGATCTGTCTGCGGGGTACGACGCGCGGGTGATCCTGAACAACATCTCGCTGGAAATTCCTGCGGGGCGGATCACTGCCATTGTCGGGGGCAATGCGTCCGGCAAATCCACGTTGCTGCGCACGCTGGCGCGTATCCTCAAACCCAAGGGCGGCGCAGTGCTGCTGGATGATCGCGTGATACATGACATGGCGTCGAACACCGTGGCGCGGATCATGGGGCTGTTGCCGCAATCGCCCATCGCCCCCGAAGGCATCACCGTTGCCGATCTGGTGGGCCGTGGGCGGCATCCACATCACGGGTTATTCTCGCGTTGGGGCGTTGCCGACGACCGCGCGGTGGCCGACGCACTAAAGGCCACGGGCATCACCGCACTGGCCGACCGCGAGTTGGACACGCTGTCGGGCGGGCAACGGCAACGCGCGTGGATCGCGATGGCGCTGGCTCAGCAAACCGACCTGCTGTTGCTGGACGAACCGACAACCTTTCTGGACGTGTCGCATCAGATCGACGTGCTGGACCTGCTGGTTGACATGAACCTGTCGCGCGGCACCACCGTTGTCATGGTGCTGCATGATCTGAACCTTGCTGTGCGGTACGCCGACCACCTGATCGCCGTGGCAAACGGTGCCATCCACTGCAAAGGTGCGCCCGCCGACGTGCTGACCGAAGCAACTGTTAAAACAGTGTTCGGGCTGGAGTGTCGCATTGTCACCGATCCGGTGTCAGGCACTCCGACGATGGTGCCCATCGGGCGACACAAAAGCGGTGATATCGGGCAGGAATCCCAATTCTCAAAATAG
- a CDS encoding FecCD family ABC transporter permease → MTLSPACSSPAAARRARYRGNCRALLAVSVLVILVAFLVGLTLTCGQSCLAPGQVLSALTGADAGGADFVVNDLRLPRALMSLVVGLCFGLGGVAFQVMLRNPLASPDIIGISAGAGAAAVFAIVVLSLEGWAVSVVAVASGLLIATVIWGLSSGRGAAGARLILVGIGVSAMLNSITSYILLGAPAWDRAEAMRWLTGSVNGAQLVQIWPVLAALLVFGGLLALSARDLDLLRLGDDAARALGVRADATRFKVTLAAVGLVAFATSAAGPVAFVAFLSGPIAARLTGGTRGILPAAGLTGAVLVLAGDYAGQFLLPARLPVGVVTGAIGAPFLLFLIVRTNRNRGTI, encoded by the coding sequence GTGACCCTGTCGCCTGCCTGTTCCTCGCCCGCTGCGGCGCGGCGCGCGCGTTATCGTGGCAACTGCCGTGCGCTTTTGGCAGTGTCGGTGCTTGTGATCCTCGTGGCATTTCTGGTCGGTCTGACACTGACCTGCGGGCAAAGCTGTCTTGCACCCGGTCAGGTGCTGTCGGCGCTGACGGGGGCGGATGCAGGTGGCGCGGATTTTGTGGTGAACGATCTGCGGTTGCCGCGTGCGTTGATGTCGCTGGTGGTCGGGCTGTGCTTTGGGCTGGGCGGTGTGGCGTTTCAGGTGATGCTGCGCAACCCGCTGGCCAGCCCCGACATCATCGGCATCAGCGCCGGTGCCGGCGCTGCGGCGGTGTTTGCCATTGTCGTCCTGTCGCTTGAAGGTTGGGCGGTCTCGGTTGTTGCGGTTGCGTCAGGGTTGTTGATTGCAACGGTGATCTGGGGCCTGTCGTCGGGGCGTGGTGCGGCGGGCGCACGGCTGATCCTTGTGGGGATAGGTGTTTCGGCAATGTTGAACAGCATCACGTCCTACATCCTGCTTGGTGCCCCTGCATGGGATCGCGCCGAAGCGATGCGCTGGCTGACGGGCAGCGTGAACGGGGCGCAGTTGGTGCAAATCTGGCCGGTGCTTGCCGCGCTGTTGGTGTTCGGTGGTTTGCTGGCGCTGTCTGCGCGCGATCTTGATCTGTTGCGGCTGGGCGACGACGCCGCGCGGGCGTTAGGGGTGCGGGCTGATGCCACGCGGTTCAAGGTCACGCTGGCGGCGGTCGGGCTGGTGGCCTTTGCGACCTCTGCGGCGGGGCCCGTGGCCTTTGTGGCCTTTCTGTCGGGGCCAATTGCGGCACGGCTGACGGGGGGCACCCGTGGCATTTTGCCCGCTGCGGGGCTGACGGGTGCGGTTCTGGTGCTGGCGGGTGACTATGCGGGGCAATTCCTGCTGCCGGCGCGTCTGCCTGTCGGCGTGGTCACTGGAGCCATCGGAGCGCCCTTTTTGCTTTTTCTCATTGTCAGAACCAACCGGAACAGGGGAACGATATGA
- a CDS encoding FecCD family ABC transporter permease: protein MTFDRRHSAYKVTLALMLLALTAGISLAVGTRPVAWPEIWAGVTGHVDSIGAAAVAVRMPRTALALLAGGALGVAGAVMQGVTRNPLADPGILGVNAGAALFVVVGIAWFDVSGAVTFLWLGVAGAGCAAVFVYAIGSTGQGGATPLKLTLAGTATSIAASAFIVALVLPRNDISGSVQAWQVGGVGGANFETLLPALPFLAVGLLLSLAAGRVLNALALGEELAAGLGQNVATGRITSAAGAILLCGAATALCGPIGFVGLVVPHACRMFGGIDHRILLPLSAIGGAVLLGCADVLGRVIARPNELDVGVVTAFVGAPFFIWTVRRQRMRGL, encoded by the coding sequence ATGACCTTTGACCGCCGTCATAGCGCATACAAGGTGACGCTGGCCTTGATGCTGTTGGCGTTGACGGCGGGGATATCGCTGGCTGTGGGCACCAGACCTGTAGCGTGGCCCGAAATTTGGGCAGGTGTCACCGGACACGTTGATAGCATCGGCGCGGCAGCGGTTGCGGTGCGGATGCCACGCACCGCGCTGGCCTTGTTGGCGGGCGGTGCGCTGGGTGTGGCGGGGGCGGTGATGCAAGGTGTCACGCGCAACCCGTTGGCCGATCCGGGGATTTTGGGTGTGAACGCCGGGGCGGCGCTGTTTGTGGTGGTGGGCATCGCATGGTTCGACGTCAGCGGCGCGGTGACCTTTTTGTGGTTGGGCGTGGCAGGGGCGGGCTGTGCTGCCGTGTTTGTCTATGCCATCGGATCAACGGGACAGGGCGGGGCGACACCGCTCAAGCTGACCCTGGCAGGTACTGCGACCTCGATTGCGGCCTCGGCATTTATCGTGGCGCTGGTGCTACCACGCAACGACATCTCGGGCAGCGTGCAGGCGTGGCAGGTTGGCGGCGTCGGCGGTGCAAATTTCGAAACCCTGCTGCCCGCACTGCCGTTTCTGGCGGTCGGGCTGTTGCTAAGCCTTGCGGCAGGGCGGGTGCTGAATGCGCTGGCACTGGGCGAAGAACTGGCCGCAGGGCTGGGGCAGAATGTGGCAACAGGGCGGATCACATCAGCTGCGGGCGCAATCTTGCTGTGTGGTGCGGCGACAGCCCTGTGTGGGCCAATCGGATTTGTCGGGCTGGTTGTGCCCCATGCCTGCCGCATGTTCGGTGGCATCGACCACCGCATCCTGCTGCCGCTCAGCGCGATCGGGGGCGCGGTGTTGCTGGGCTGCGCCGATGTGCTGGGGCGGGTGATTGCGCGGCCCAATGAACTGGACGTGGGCGTGGTGACGGCCTTTGTCGGGGCACCGTTCTTTATCTGGACGGTCCGCCGTCAAAGGATGCGTGGCCTGTGA